The proteins below come from a single Jaculus jaculus isolate mJacJac1 chromosome 12, mJacJac1.mat.Y.cur, whole genome shotgun sequence genomic window:
- the Srfbp1 gene encoding serum response factor-binding protein 1 isoform X3, producing MKELKPDVVTKSALGDDINFEKTCKKPDSTATERAIARLAEHPVLRKKMDELKAAVQAFKDARQNAPEVELPKCTSEEKHCKDTWRSNDASTLQQHARTVDSEQKGKKDKLLAKKPISDSKSKIAKMEVGFQAADIPDSSTKPSGRGTTVPAELRKTPAGSEVKTLSEPTVSGADGESEEEPSEEEQEDFDDSTEERFYKQSSASEESDSGDDFFIGKVRRTRKKERNPPQKVTPREHAREAHCDIKNDKNKPTTDAKKFESVFFQSLSGSKGFRRDQREQAPKRKTPDVLESEALLKPPVKKSAQGGPGGGRQQSHLPLHPSWEASRRRKEQQSKITVFQGTKITFDD from the exons GAATTGAAACCTGATGTCGTAACTAAATCTGCTCTTGGTGATGATATCAACTTTGAAAAAACGTGTAAGAAG CCAGATTCTACTGCAACTGAACGGGCAATTGCCAGATTAGCAGAGCACCCTGTGCTCAGGAAGAAGATGGATGAGCTGAAAG CTGCTGTCCAGGCTTTTAAAGATGCAAGACAAAATGCTCCTGAGGTTGAGTTACCAAAGTGTACTTCAGAAGAAAAGCATTGTAAGGACACGTGGCGTTCAAATGATGCAAGTACGTTACAGCAGCATGCAAGAACTGTTGACAGtgagcaaaaaggaaaaaaggacaaATTACTGGCAAAGAAACCAATAAGTGACTCAAAATCAAAAATAGCCAAAATGGAAGTTGGATTCCAAGCAGCAGACATTCCAGATTCTTCAACAAAGCCTTCAGgaaggggcaccacagttcccGCTGAGCTCCGGAAGACGCCCGCTGGCTCAGAAGTGAAGACTTTGAGTGAGCCCACCGTGAGCGGGGCTGACGGCGAAAGCGAAGAAGAGCCGAGTGAAGAGGAGCAGGAGGATTTTGATGACAGCACAGAGGAGCGGTTCTACAAGCAGTCTTCTGCTTCTGAGGAGAGTGATAGCGGCGACGACTTCTTCATTGGGAAGGTCAGACGGACACGAAAGAAGGAACGAAACCCCCCTCAAAAAGTGACACCCAGAGAACATGCACGTGAAGCACATTGCgatataaaaaatgataaaaataagccAACTACAGATGCCAAGAAGTTCGAGTCAGTGTTTTTCCAGTCTTTATCTGGATCTAAAGGCTTTAGGAG ggatCAGAGAGAGCAAGCTCCAAAGAGGAAGACCCCAG ATGTTCTGGAAAGTGAAGCTCTGCTCAAGCCTCCTGTTAAAAAGAGTGCACAAGGAGGGCCTGGCGGCGGGAGGCAGCAGTCCCACTTGCCCCTTCACCCCTCCTGGGAAGCAAGTAGGAGGCGGAAGGAGCAGCAGTCTAAGATCACCGTGTTTCAAGGGACAAAGATCACGTTTGATGACTGA